In Lolium rigidum isolate FL_2022 chromosome 7, APGP_CSIRO_Lrig_0.1, whole genome shotgun sequence, the DNA window CGCGCATCGCTGGCTTTCTTCAGTGACCGGGCCTTCAAGATTGCCATGGCAGCAAATGCGATGGAGAAGGCAAGCAAGACGAGGACGATGATCAGCTTGAGGCTACTGGACAGCCCACCATTAGTGTGTGTGCCATGGCCTGTATCAGCACCACCATGGCGGCATGGCGCAAGGTAAGGCCCGCATAAGCCTGGATTGCCAGCGAAGGACGTGGCATTGAAGTAGCTGAACTGCCCGGTTGCTGGCACAAGCCCAGACAGGTTGTTGTATGAGAAGTCCACGGCCGTGAGGCTCTGCATTGCAGCAATGGTTGCTGGTATCTCTCCATAAAGCTGGTTTCGGGATAGGTTCAGATAGTTCAGTATCCCCATGCCGGAGATAGCCGGTGGGATATCCCCTGACAGGTTGTTCCGGCTGACATCAAGGTAAGTGAGCAACCGACATTTTCCAATCTCCGGCGGCAGGCTGCCATCGAACGAATTGCCGCTAAGATCAGCCTTGGACAGCTGCTGCAGCCGGCCAATCTCCGGCGGTATGGCCCCGGTGAACACATTCTGATCAAGAAGCAGCCTCTGCAACCCAGAGAAGCTCCCAATGGACGCCGGCAATGCGCCAGTGAGCTGGTTGTTGGAGAGGCTAATCCCCCCAAGATTGGGTGCGCCGGTGCCCACAACATCCGGGAAGCCGCCGGACAGGAGGTTGTCCTGGAGCTCCACCTGAGACAGATTCGGCAGATCGAAGAGACCTTCCGGGATTGAACCATTCAAGAAGTTCTCGCCGAGGCGGACGCGCGTGAGCGACCGGCATTTTCCGAGAGAATCCGGAATTGCACCGAAGAGGGAGTTTCCGAGCGCGATGAGCGTCTGCAGCTTGCCTCCGGCGCACAGCTCCAGCGGGAGGGTGCCTGTGAGCCTGTTGGACGAGAGGTCGAGCATCTGGAAGCGGCCGTTACGGCCAAGGCGGCGCGGGATACCGCCGGTGAAGTTGTTCTCCCACAGCTGGAGCACCTCGAGGCTGGGCAGGTCGCCGACGAACTCGGGGATGTCACCTCTGAGCCTGTTCCGGAAGAGGTTGAACAGGGTGAGATTTTTGAGGTCCGCAAAGCTCGCCGGAATCACGCCGGAGAGCATGTTGTTGGACAGGTCGAGTGAGCTGAGGCTCCCGAGCCGGCCCAGCTCCGGCGGGATGCGACCGGTGAGCCCGTTCACCTGCAGAAACAGCGTGTCCAGGTTGGCGAGATTCCCGAGCTCCGGCGGGATCTCGCCGGAGAGACCGCAGTTCGCCGCGTCGAGCCGGACAAGCTCCGTCATGTTCCCGAGCTCGGCCGGTATCCCGCCGGAGTAGTTGTTGTAGTAGCCAATGTAGAGCTCCCTGAGGCTGGTCAGGTTGCCCAATTCCGGAGGTATCTTGCCGGACAGCTCGTTGCCGGAGACGGCGAGATACTGCAGCCTCCCCCACCGGCCGTACTCCGGTGGAATCTCCCCGGAGAAGAAGTTGCCGCCGAGGTGGAGGTGCCTGAGCTGCGCCATCCCGACCACCTCGAGCGGGAGCGGGCCGGTGAAATTATTGTTGTACAAATCAAGAACCTGGAGCGCAGGGAGCCGCGCGAGCGGCGGTGggaaggagccgttgaggccgttGCTGGAGAGGTTGAGgtgggcgaggaggcggagccgggATAGCGACGGCGGTATGGGCCCCGAGAGCGAGTTGGCGGCAAGGTCGAGGCGCGCGAGTAAGGGGAGCCGGGCGAGGGCGCTCGGGACGGCGCCGGAGAGATTGCGCCCGGAGAGGTCGACGCCGACGACCGCGCCGGAGCGCGCGTCGCAGGACACGCCGGACCACGCGCACGGGCCGGCAGTGGCGTTGGTCGACCAGGACGCGAGCGAGCCGGTGGGGTCCTCGAGCGCGGCCTTCGCCGCAAGCAACGCGTCGGCGtcgccgccggccgcatccctggcggcgagcgcggcgaggaggaggaggagggggaggtggtGGAGGCGCATTGGGGGCGTGCCTCGGGGAGTGGAGACAATAGTCAAGAGGAAGAGAGTGACTGTCAGAGAAGCGCAGAGCTAGCTCGTGGGTGAACCAACATAGTGTCACCTAGCAAGAAAACACGTGATTCCTTCTTGGATTTTCTCCCTACTTGCTGTTCCTAGGATAAGAGCGCATCTCCACGGCCGCCTCCCAAATACGAGCTAGCACTGCCGCACGAAAGGTACCGGTACTGCATTCTCTATTTTGAGATGTTGTTCCCACATTGATACTCCTAATACAACAGCttctaaaaaaattcaaatgtaaaaacattttaaaaaataaaattcatACGAATATTGACTAGTTTTATACAAAAGTGACTTGAATTTGGACTAAAAACTAAAAAAGAACTTGCGGCGTGCGTCGAAGGCGTTGAAGTCGAGGTTGTCTGCGTCGTCGTCGGAGAAGTCGAAGGAccagtcgtcctcctcctttggGGTCGGCAGCTTAGATGGACCGGCGAGGTTGGCGAAGTTCTCGTCGTGGTCCCTAGCGGACCACACCGTCGCCTGCCACGGGTCAGCGTGATTGATAGCGGTAAATAACAacgctaaaaagaattttgatacgttgggactccaagtgcagagtgttgtatcaagggagtatctttcccacaagggtgactcgagggtttatatcgaactgtcGGAGAACTGGATGGAAGAGTGTTCTCTtctcgcgtaagtaaataacacaagtaataataaaacaagtagaaactaaactaaatgaaataactaagtaaaaattgtaggagcaaaccctaactcCTCCTGTGGCGCTCCCCAGGGCGCTGCCGGGGGGCGATCCCTCTCcttccgccgcccctccctctgcattctctccctccgccgctgttgtcggcgctggccacggtggcggcgggcaCCGGCGCCAAAGTGCCCGGGGGGTTgttggaggcggtggccggaggtggcggtggcggctgggGCAGCGACCACCGACTTCGACGTGCTCCGCATCTAGGGCAGCGTCCCGGGACGTGCTTCGGCGGCTCCACCACCACGGCCTTAGGCGATGGATGGTGGTGGCAGCGGCTGTTGGATCTTGGGCCCGTCGAGATCCATCGTCAGCTTCTGCTGGCAgcgcgaggaagggggcggcgatctgcggggcgaggatggtgtggttgcggctACCGTCGTCCACCTAATTCTCGTTCGCCGTTGTTGgtcagcggatggcggcgtgggggcatgttcgtctgcttcgggttcgaaggtggtggtcctagggttcttcttctgcggAGATGAATACCTACCGGATGTTGATCCTCTTCATCTAACCGGAGCgttgagttctggaaggctccgccggcgaatggaacatcgcatcttttgcctgtagtttgctatatggtggtattcgatcgcgcgcacccatgcttttattccgaccgtttggttctggagggagcggcgcgaagctctttttctgtgttgacgtcaagtgactatggatccatgatgaaagtcagaagaagagaatatcatgaaggctggatgggaggactagctaagggaggttcaagtatccgcgatgttgagggacttgcttggtgttccggacttcacaacagcggtatgaatgTGGGGGCgacagcacaggtgaagttcgaagtcctaccttttagggtaaaaatccaaggtctggtcttaactagttgtacctggcaatgaccttgttggaggcattgttttgagagcggagactatcttcagggtgaaaacctaagatctttgatcgggcgacgacagtgttggagcactgttcccttcttggaggcgtcgtttttggagtgtCTGTATTTCCGGTGTTGTCtttgtggtggatgtattgttgttgttagacctgagatactgtagcggcacttttgtttcttagttttcattTCTactttttttggatgtgtgcatccgtagtgccattagggtggtgcgttgttgcagaagttggttgtaattggtatcttttaatattaatatattctctttatcgaaaaaagtaaaaactgtaaaaagattgattatttttggtgttttggatgcaaataagaaagataaaaaattgtattttcggaataaaatagtgcagcaaatagaaaataaTGTAAAtgtaatataaaggtgtttcttatgataaaaagtggaccggggttcatgggctcacttgactattctctcctaaagttgtggtggaccaaaagtaattcatcaatgagatatgaaggtgcaaatcatattatatgtaagatcagaattaatatgagCATCAGGTCCTAacttagagatgatgcaacacacctcttTTATGCTCCATAAGaatgaaacttcatcaatcttgtattaagaattaacatagcatagcaataagtacttggACATgacgtttgaatatcaaatatgctaccttgaacaaacaagatcaccattattgtcacatgatgaacatagcatatgcattcactttatccctattgAGGTAGCAAAATAAAGGTAAGAACTATAATAGCTctcgaacatattgtcactatccaattacTAAAAccctgctactccatctaacacatacatcaccccacacacgctcttgcatagatgttggatcagaacataaacttaagaacggggtacataatatgcatctatcaacacATCTCACAAATATAATAAGAGCATATCTCATATAACAATATCATAGaaaaaggatccaccacataagtattacaaatatgaccatgaaaaacatatggcactaagaactatgaaaaacatgagagaaatagatcaagatactgccacaaacccgtagactagaggtggactactcgctcttggtcatggtgatgatgatgaagacgttggagaatgtggagatccctccggcggtgatcccaaCGGAGTTTTCCCCTCCTCGCGATTACTCTCGATTActacggcgctctcctcccgattactctttggggccatatatatagtcgtttttagggcaaaatacgttggtgggcgaaagaatcagggcaatTGGACGATCGAGGTGCGAACGGAGGTGGGTGGCACGGCCAGACTTTAGGGCCGCACTACCTGGCCCCGTTCGCTCCtcgggcctctccaggtgtgctccAAAAGTCCATTATGTTCCTCCCGGTGAAAAACTGATGCTGcaaaaatcccaggtcaatttgactacgtataggtctctgaaagtgacaaATACGCGAAACAAGGTTTTCCTCTTTTGCagggtgatacgttgcaaacgtatctataatttttgatgctccatgcttgttttacacaaatttctatatgttttgtttacacttcgtggcacttttatgcattttctggaactaacctattgacaagatgccatagtgccagttcctgttttctgctgtttttgtatttcacaaaagttgtacatgaaatattctcggaattggacaaaatgaaagccaaagttcctattttactatcGCAAAGATGGAGTCTAGAGAAGAGACGGAagagccaggaggtggccacaccatgcctaggagcaacccctccctggccgcgcctaggggtggtgtgggcccctcgggcgtccaccgacctcgcccttccgcctataaattcatctgatcgggaaaaatctaaatacccgagcctccatccatgaaaagttccgtcgccgccgccatcgtcgaccctagctcgggagggttctgaaactcCTTTCGGCACCTTGtcagagagggagatcatcaccgaaggcctctacatcgccatgcccgcctccgaagtgatgcgtgagtagttcatctctagactacgggtcaataacagtagctagatggttgtcttctgcactttatgcttcatgtttagatcttgtgagctgcatatcatgatcaagatcatctttatgtaatggtacatgttgtgtttgctgggatctgatgaatattgaatactatggttgagattgattatatacttgtcatatgttatttgtgatgttgcgtgctctctgttgctagtagatgctctggccaagtatgtgcttgtgactccaagagagggtatttatgctcgatagtgggttcatgcctctagtaatctgggagagtcacaataacttctaaggttgtagatgtgttgttgctagtagggagaaaacaacaatgttttatccaaggataattctattgtttactttacaccctttacttaatgcaataatctgttgcttgcaacttaatactgaaaggggtgcggatgttaACCGGAatatggattattagtcatagatgcagttgggttactgataacgcgtgaagcacacgtccgttgggaaccccaagaggaaggtgtgatgcgtacagcagcaagttttcccttagtaagaaaccaaggttatcgaaccagtaggagatgaaggccacgtgaaggttgttggtgaaggagtgtagtgcggcgcaacaccagggattccggcgccaacatggaacctgcaaaacacaatcaaaatactttgccccaacttaacagtgaggttctcaatctcaccggcttcttcgtaaacaaaggattaaatgtatggtgtggagaatgatgtttgtttgcgaagaacaacgagagaacaatgattgcggtagattgtatttcgagatgtaaaagaatggaccggggtccacagttcactagtggtgtctctccaataagataaatagcatgttgggtgaacaaattacggttgggtaattgacaaatagagagggcataacaatgcacatacatatcatgatgactactatgagatttacttagggcattacgacaaagaacatagaccgctatccgagcatgcatctatgcctaaaaagttcaccttcgggttggcatccgcaccccttccggtattaagttgcaaacaacgagataattgcattaagtacgtgcgtaatgtaatcaacacaaatatccttagacaaagcattgatgttttatccctagtggcaacagcacatccataaccttagaactttctatcactgtcccagattcaatggaggcatgaacccactatcgagcataaatactccctcttggagttacaagtatcaacttggccagagcctctactagcaacggagtgttggagatatgcccaagaggcaataataaaagtggttattatatatctttatgtttatgataaatgtttatataccatgctataattgtattaaccgaaacattgatacatgtgtgatatgtaaacaacaaagagtccctagtatgcctcttaaactagcttgttgattaatagatgattagtttcataatcatgaacattggatgttattaataacaaggttatatcattatatgaatgatgtaatggacacacccaattaagcgtagcataagatcacgtcattaagttatttgctataagctttcgatacatagttacctagtccttatgaccatgagatcatgtaaatcacttataccggaaaggtactttgattacaccaaatgccactgcgtaaatgggtggttataaaggtgggattaagtatccggaaagtatgagttgaggcatatggatcaacgagtgggatttgtccatcccgatgacggatagatatactccgggccctctcggtggaatgtcgtctaatgtcttgcaagcatatgaataagttcataagagaccacataccacggtacgagtaaagagtacttgtcaggagacgaggttgaacaaggtatgaagtgataccgatgatcaaacctcggacaagtaaaatatcgcgtgacaaagggaattggtatctgatcaaacctcggacaagtaaaatatcgcgtgacaaagggaattggtatcgtatgtgaatggttcattcgatcactaaagtcatcgttgaatatgtgggagccattatggatctccagatcccgctattggttattggtcggagtaagtactcaaccatgtccgcatagttcacgaaccgtagggtgacacacttaaagttggatgttgaaatggtagaacttgaatatggaatggagttcgaagatttgttcgaagtcccggatgagatcccggacatcacgaggagttccggaatggtccggagaataagattcatatataggaagtcattttataagatttaaaatgatccggaaggttctatggaaggttctagaaggttctagaaaagtccggaagaaaccactaaggaaggcggagtcccggagggactccacctcccatggccggccaaccctaagggggaggagtcccaagtggactcccctaagggggccggccacccccccacatggaaggggggaatcccaccacaagtgggattcccaccttgggtaggtttccctatcacatggaaggttttgggtacgggtcttattcggagacttgtagtccaacacttggggcttccacctatataatgaggggccaaggggagggggccggccaccctaagaccacaaggtggccgcaccccctagtggccggcgccccctctcccaaaccctagcggccctctctcctccaccacatcccgcacgcttagcgaagctccaccgggtttctccaccaccaccgacaccacgccgtcgtcgctgtcggattcaagaggagctactacttccgctgcccgctggaacggggaggtggacgtcgtcttcatcaacaaccgaacgtgtgaccgagtacggaggtgctgcccgttcgtggcgccgtgatcaagatattctacgcgcttttgcaagcggcaagtgaacgtctaccgcagcaacaagagcctcatcttgtgggctttggaatctcttcaagggtgagactcgataatctcctcgttgctaccgtcttctagattgcatcttggcttggattgtgtgttcgcggtagtaaaatttttgttttctatgcaacgaatcccaacagtggtatcagagccgtgtctatgcatagatggttgcacgagtagaacacaatggttttgtgggcgttgatgcttatgttgtctttagtttgagtactttgcatctttgtggcatagtgggatgaagcggctcgggctaactttacatgaccgcgttcatgagatttgctccacgctcgacatgcaacttgtattgcataagtggctttgcaggtgtctgtctctcctactatagtgaagattcaatttactcttctattgacaacactagtatcaccgttgtggttcatgttcgtaggtagattagatcttactcgaaaaccctaaaccacgtaaaatatgcaaaccaaattagagacgtctaacttgtttttgcagggtttggtgatgtgatatggacataatgtgatgatgaatatgtatgagatgatcattattgtattatggcaaccggcgagagccttatggttgtctttaaatttcatgttgagtagtatttcaaagaagttgtaatagttgctacatggagaacaatcatgaagacggcgccattgaccttgacgctacgccgacgatgatggagatcatgcccgttgatgatggagatcatgtccgtgctttggagatgaagatcaaaggcgcaaagacaaaggggccatatcatatcacatatgaactgcatgtgatgttaatccttttatgcatcttattttgcttagatcgcgacggtagcattataagatgatccctctcactaaaatatcaagataataaagtgttcatccttagtagcaccgttgccaagacttgtcgtttcgaagcatctcgtgatgatcgggtgtgatagaatcaacaagtgcatacaacgggtgcaagccagttttgcacatgcggatactaaggtggccttgacgagcctagcatgtacagacatggtctcggaacacgtgataccgaaaggtagagcatgaatcatatgattgatatgatgaacactttgagtgttcgccattgaaattacaccttgtctcttgatgatcggacttaggtgtggtggatttggttcgtgtgatcactaagacaatgcgagggatattgttttgagtgggagttcaactagatttttaattatgttgaattaaaatttgaactcaatttgtcataaacttagtctaaactattgcaaatatatgttgtagagatggcgtccccaatcaattttaaccagttcctagagaaagaaaagcttaagagcaacggtagcaacttcaccgactggttccgtcatgtgaggattttcctcaatggtggaaacctgcaatatgtgcttgatgcaccgctaggtgaccctcctgcagaaactgaaaccgatgaagtaaagaatgtttacgagactcggaaaactcggtactctcaagttcagtgtgccatcctgtgcaatctggaagccgatcttcaaaaacgttttgagcaccacgatcctcatgagttggtcaatgagctgaaagctatatttgaaactcatgcggccgtggaattctatgaagcatcgaaacacttcttcagctgcatgatggaagaaggcagctccgttagtgagcacatgctcgccatgaccggtcatgcgaagaaactcagtgatctgggaatagtaattcctaacagactggggattaatcgtgtccttcaatcactgccacctagttacaagaactttgtgatgaactacaatatgcagaacatgaacaaagagttacctgaactcttcgccatgctgaaatctgctgagattgagatcaagaaagagcaccaagtgttgatggtcaacaagaccaccgagtttcaagaaacgagggcaagtctaagggaaaattcaagaagggtggcaagaaagctgccacgcctcctatgaaacctaagaccggccctaagcccgatgttgtgtgctattacgcaaggagaagggacactggaagcgtaattgctccaagtatttggcggatccgaagagcggcattGTCAAGaataagaaagaaggtatatccgatatacatgttatagatgtttatcttacttggttctcgtactagtaccgggtatttgatactggttcggttgctcatatttgtaactcgaaacaggaactaaagaataaatgaagactactaaaggatgaagtgacgatgcgcgttggaaatggatccaaagtcgatgtgatcgttgtcggcacacttcctctacatctaccttcgggattagttttaagcatcaataattgttattttgtacccgcgttgagcatgaacattatatctggatcttgtttaatgcaagacggttattcattcaagtctgagaataatggttgttctatttttatgaataatatcttttatggtcgagcacacgaaaagaatggcttatttcgttagatctcgatagtagtgatacacatatacataacattgatgctaagcgaattaaattgaatgataattctacttatatgtggcactgccgtcttggtcatattggagtgaaacgcatgaagaaacttcataccgatggattacttgaataacttgactttgagtcacttgatagatgcgaagcatgtctaatgggaaaaatgactaagactccattctctggtattatggagcgagctactgacttattggaaatcatacataccgatgtgtgcggaccaatgagtgtagcatcgcgcggtggttatcgttatgttctaaccttcacgagatgatccgagtagatatgggtatatctatttcatgaaacataaatccgaaactttcgagaagtttaaggaattccaaagtgaagtagaaaatcaacgtaacaagaagattaaatttctacgatccgatcgcggaggtgaatatctcggttatgagtttggcatgcatttaaagaaatgcggaatactttcacaattgacaccgccgggaacacctcaacgaaacggtgtgtccgaacgtcgtaatcgaactctcttagatatggtttgttctatgatgtctcttactaatttacctttatcattttggagttatgcattagagacagcggcattcactttaaatagagcaccatcaaaatccgttgaaacgacactgtatgaattatggtttaataagaaacctaagctgtcgttcctaaaagtttggggttgcgaagcctatgtaaaaaagttacaaccggacaagctagaacccaaagcggagaaatgcgtcttcataggataccctaaggaaactatagggtacactttctatcacagatccgaaggcaaaatctttgttgctaagaacggaacctttcttgagaaagaatttctcactaaagaagtgacttggaagaaaagtagaactcgatgagattgatgaatctatacacattgatcggagtagcgcagcatcggaagttgtacctgcaccgtctacaccggcaacgagaggaagctaatgataatgatcatgaaacttcgaacgaggaaactacgaacctcgcggatcgacaagggaacgtgccactcccgattggtatgatccttgtctaaatgtcatgattgtggacaacaatgatgaagaccctgcgacgtatgaagaagcgatgatgagcccagattccaacaaatggcaagaagccatgaaatccgaaatgggatccatgtatgataacaaagtatggactttggtagacttacccgatagccgcaaggctgtcgagaataaatggatcttcaaaagaaaaacagatgctgatggtaatattactgtctataaagctcgacttgtcgcaaagggtttccgacaaattcaaggagttgactacgatgagactttctcactcgtagcgaagctaaaatccgtgaggattttgttagcaatagctgcatttttcgattatgagatttggcagatggatgtcaaaacggcgttccttaatggagacattgaggaagagttgtatatggtacaacccaaaggttttgtcgatcctaaaaatactgacaaagtatgcaaacttcagcgttcaatttatggactaaagcaagcatcaagaagttggaaccgacgctttgataaggtgatcaaagacttcgggtttatacagtgccatggagaggcctgtatttacaagaaagtgagtgggagctctgtagcattcctgatattatatgtagatgacatattattgattgggaatgatatagaactattaagcagtgtaaaaagttatttgaataacagtttttcaatgaaagaccttggtgaagcatcgtatatattaggcatcaagatttatagagatagatcaagacgcctaatggggctatcacagagtacatacctggacaagattctaaacaagtttagaatggacgaaagtaagaaagggtttttacctatgttaccaggcaaggtcttgagtaagactcaaggtccggctacggcaaaagaaagagaaaggatgagtcagatcccctatgcttcggcagtaggctctatcatgcatgtcatgctatgtactagaccggatatagcacatgctgttagtttaacCAGcaaatatcaaagtgatccaggaatggaacactggacagcggtcaagaatatcctgaagtacttgaaaagaactaaggatatgtttctttgttatggtggtgaccaagagctcgttgtaacaagttacaccgatgcaagttggaacaccgatcctgatgactct includes these proteins:
- the LOC124674785 gene encoding leucine-rich repeat receptor-like serine/threonine-protein kinase BAM1, whose product is MRLHHLPLLLLLAALAARDAAGGDADALLAAKAALEDPTGSLASWSTNATAGPCAWSGVSCDARSGAVVGVDLSGRNLSGAVPSALARLPLLARLDLAANSLSGPIPPSLSRLRLLAHLNLSSNGLNGSFPPPLARLPALQVLDLYNNNFTGPLPLEVVGMAQLRHLHLGGNFFSGEIPPEYGRWGRLQYLAVSGNELSGKIPPELGNLTSLRELYIGYYNNYSGGIPAELGNMTELVRLDAANCGLSGEIPPELGNLANLDTLFLQVNGLTGRIPPELGRLGSLSSLDLSNNMLSGVIPASFADLKNLTLFNLFRNRLRGDIPEFVGDLPSLEVLQLWENNFTGGIPRRLGRNGRFQMLDLSSNRLTGTLPLELCAGGKLQTLIALGNSLFGAIPDSLGKCRSLTRVRLGENFLNGSIPEGLFDLPNLSQVELQDNLLSGGFPDVVGTGAPNLGGISLSNNQLTGALPASIGSFSGLQRLLLDQNVFTGAIPPEIGRLQQLSKADLSGNSFDGSLPPEIGKCRLLTYLDVSRNNLSGDIPPAISGMGILNYLNLSRNQLYGEIPATIAAMQSLTAVDFSYNNLSGLVPATGQFSYFNATSFAGNPGLCGPYLAPCRHGGADTGHGTHTNGGLSSSLKLIIVLVLLAFSIAFAAMAILKARSLKKASDARAWKLTAFQRLEFTCDEVIDSLKEENIIGKGGAGTVYKGTMPDGDHVAVKRLSAMSRGSSHDHGFSAEIQTLGRIRHRYIVRLLGFCSNNETNLLVYEYMPNGSLGELLHGKKGGHLHWDTRYKIAVEAAKGLCYLHHDCSPPILHRDVKSNNILLDSDFEAHVADFGLAKFLQDSGTSECMSAIAGSYGYIAPEYAYTLKVDEKSDVYSFGVVLLELITGKKPVGEFGDGVDIVHWIKMMTDSNKEEVIKIMDPRLSTVPVHEVMHVFYVALLCVEEQSVQRPTMREVVQILSELPKLTSKHGEELPSSGEGDDSGPVQGLSENVEAAANEANEQHHQQQPCSQSSSPSKLISI